Genomic window (Notolabrus celidotus isolate fNotCel1 chromosome 15, fNotCel1.pri, whole genome shotgun sequence):
taataataataataataataataataataataacaataataataataatgcattttatttataggcacctttcttgacactcaaggtcaccttacaacattaaaacaaacagtttaaacagtaaataaaacacaatttaaaaagtttgaagtgaatggacagtggagttgtggtcaggtGGAGTAAGCCAGTCTAAACAGATGAGTCTTGagtttagatttaaaatgtgggagtgagtcagtgttacagaggtcaggtgggagagagttccacagctggggagcagagcggctgaaggctctgctccccatggtaacaaggcgagcaggggggacagtgagctggatggaggaggaggatctgtgtGGCAGTAtgaaggaggtcagagagaaatggaggggcgaggttgtgtatggatttgaaggtgaggagaagtactTTTTAGTTGATCaggtctgtgatggggagccagtggagctgttgcaggatgggtgtgatgtgttaGATGGAGGCGGTGCATGTGAGGTTACTGTtcggctgaattttgaaccagttgtagtttatggagggttttgtgggataggccaaacagaagggagttgcaatagtccaaacgggaggttaCGAGGCTGTTTCTATTCAttgttaatttttaattttttaatttttaattttttaatttctttatttttaaagttatatttgttggcctttttgcctttattttataggacagctgaagagagacaggaaatgtagggagtagagagcgggggaagacatgcaggaaatggtcgaccggacagaaatcgaaccggtgacccctgcaacgaggattgtagcctctacgtggggcgcttggaccgctaggccaccagcgccccgtaaATTTGctatttcttatgttattttatttttagtatcaactatttgtatactttatatatatatatatatatatatatatatatatatatatatatatatatatatatatatatataactataTAACTActttatatgtgtcaatttagtatttttaattaatttgtgaTATGAGAACACTATTTAgatggaggcttcaaataagctctctgaattttctgcctcttcctgcacagtatatttttttatctttgcttttttttttgtgtattttcttttaattgtgcaaataaataaacataaaaacataaacataaaacataaaaaactttTATTCAGTGATATTGCACTTTGGAAAAGATTCTTCAACAAATGAACAATGGAAAACACTTAGATGGAAGTTTGTTAGAGAATGCGTACAGGtcattgttttaataaaagATTCTCAGAAAGACATGATGGAGAAAAGGAAAGAGTCAAGAACGTTTTTCTTTCTAGCAGTTAGAGCAGGTTCAGTTAAAGCAAGCAGACTGTTATTATAATACTCAGCTACCtacacattcatttatttacattaagaggcaaagagagagagcttctaTAAATACAAGCTTTCCTGCTTCTCTATAGATAAATATGTCGCATTTTAAATACTTGAAATCAATGCAGGTTGGTGTCAGCCTCTGACACTGCATGAAAAATGGTGTCAGGTATCAGCATGTATACCAATCAATGAGTAGATCTATTGTCACCAGCCTCCTAAAAACTGGTTCAAGGTAAATGTTTACATGATGATAAAGAAGTGTGGTGCATACAGAGAGTGTGTTGTTAGTTATAGTAGTGAAATTTAACATTATGtgagttgtttttaatttaatctagattgtgtgtcatgtttttatgtgttgatTGCATGTCTTGATAATCTGCTTGGACCAGGTAGCTGTAGTAACTACAGGTAACTACAGTCTGTGACGATAAGAAGCCACCTTCCCCTCCCctgaaccccccctccctccctcatttCCCCCCTCTTCACTCTACTTTCTCCCAGGTGTTAGTGGGTGTCTACACCAGCCCCATAATGCGAGCCACCCACCAGTTGCAGGGCATTATGACCCTACAGACCACCCTGCAGCCCTGGTAGTGGTACGGCCAGGGGTGGTAGCCTCCCAGCGGCTCacagatcctctggcagtgggTGTAGCCGCGTCTGCACTCGTGGCAGCACACGCCCTGGTGGTCCAGCATGGGGTCGATGTTCATGGTGCCCTGCTCACCCTCCAGACCTCTCTGTGATGAGACAGAAGAGACGTGGATCACGTTCTGCTGTACGTATTTAATGGAGAAGAGTGCTCATTTCAAACCAATTAAAAATGGATTTCTGACAGGCAGGATGGGGGAGGAGGGGATGTTGTCAGATGTGGGTTTTTGTTGtcaaatattttcttcttcagcATGCAGCATGCTGTTTACCCCCCTCAGTGGTTGTCAGGAGTGTGTAGAAGGAGATGTAGGGGATGCTTagagaggggaagggggggggggggttgggaaAAGAGGCCCAACATATGGGGTGAGGACGGAGGGCACGGGGCGGTGTATGTATAGGAGTCTGTGTGTGCTCAGCAGGGCAAAGGGGCTGCACAGATGAGGGGGGATGTTGTGGAATTATTCATACAGCCTCAATGCTGAAAGGAAAGCTTTGGACAGCCTCCCATGCAGGGAAACACAGCCACGCATACACTCAGATTTGCAGTGACAATCCGGGCCCCTCCGCTGTGACCCCGGCATCTGCTGCCGCTCACACAGCTGTGAGAAACTCTTCTCAGAAAAATCCCTCTCAGGTAGCCTTCAGATGCAAACAGACAGCCTCAGACGCTGTAAACAAACCAGAAGAagaatatgtgtgtttgtgtttgtgtgactcaCTTGATAGGGGTTCTCCGGGTTGAACTCTGCCTCCAcgtccttttcctcctctccggCCACGGCTGCCTGCCGGCGCTGGCGGGCGGCggccctcctctttctctggcCGCCTGCACACATTACATTCTCAGTATCTGACAGCAGACCAAATTTAGGAGCGCTGTGGCTCTAATGTGGCTCAGCTCCTGATGGTACAGCCATTTCTCTGGCAGCATTTTTGAAGTCCTCAGATGAAGTAGAATAAAAATTGTGTTTTGAGAACTTTTGACCTCCCAGCATGCTAAAAATTGTACTCTCGGTAGCTCTGAAACTTCAAAAGgacttctgcttttctttgtgagACTGTTTTTCTCCTGTGGCTTGAACAACTGCGATGTTAAATGGAAATTATTGAGACCGTTTGACCTGcatcctctttgttttgttacaaAAAAAAGCTCCCTCAGCCTTAAGAAATCTGTGCTTTACTTTCAGTTTTTTGACAAGCTGTCTGGTTGCTTACTGGCGGAGTAGGTGGGACGGAGCCAGAAGATTGGCAGATCTCCACACAGGTCCTTAATCTTGTTGCTCAGGAAGGCCGAGTCCGAGAGGGGAGTGTCAGCCGCCACCCAGATCAGATCATCCTCAAATTTGGCCGGCATCACTTCATCCTCCTTCAGGGGTAAGaaagtgagaaaaacaaaaatcacaacaaaacatctGAAGCCGTCCCTGGCTGCTGGCGGCGTATCATCACACTTGTTTACAGATCTTGTTACCAGCCTCTCCCTTTAAATAGCCCACAGTGTTTACATCCTGTCCGAGTCTAATCTGCATTAATGCTGCGCTGTTAATGCTCCTTATAACAACATAGAATCAAGTAGTAAAAAGACACCCTGGAGGCTTCTGTATACAGATTTTCTGAGCGCTAACAGTTAGCTGTACACACAATGTCAAGACTCATCAGGATCTGAAAGGGAGGAGAGATTGGATGGCCTAAATTTGCAGGTTTCTGCAGAGAAACTAatgaggttttcagaggacagaCAGTGTAAACATACAGACTCTGAATCCACAGCCTGCAGGTAAAAGGGGGAATTCTGCAGGGAGGATTTTGCCCAGAGGCATTTGTTTCCTGCGGGCTGCTCTGCACTAGCCACACACATGTTTAGGGAATCTCATCCTCCAACCTCTCCGATTTTTTTTCCAGCTCAAATGATTTGCTGCAGGGACAAATAAAAGTGGGGGTCCTTCTCCACCGCTCCGCCGATAAGAGTTTATCTGACCCACTCTccctggatgtgtgtgtgtgtggggagatctgtgtgtgtgcatgcttatCTAACCCATATTTGCCATCACTCTAAATTATAGCAAATGACCAGCCTGCAGCAACCATTATAACAACATCTCCCTGtctccacacagacacacacgcacacacacagacacacacacacacacatgaaccaAACGATCATTTATGAGGCAAAGAGAGgcaataacacaaacacacagaaaagagCAAACGTGAAATAAATGATCCTTTATGAGCAGAGAGAGGCAATAAGAGCAGCCCTGCGTGATAATTAACTGTGTGCTTcctcgtgtgtgtttgtgtgtgtgtgagtctgcgtgcgtgtctgtgtctgtgtgtgtacatttgtgtgtgtgtgtgtttgtgtaaatgcATATGCGTTCACGAGGGCGATTCTGGTGATGTGGATTTATGTGGATGTGAAGCCTATGCAGAGCTAAATGATTTTAATTATCACACCGCCTCAATTGAACAATCACAGGCCCGGGTGTTGGTGTGTTGTGATAGCagtctacacaaacacacacacacaaacacacacatatggtgTACTCAGTCCAGCAAGCTGTTTAATGATGGGAGCCCACACATAAAAATCACTTAGGTGTTACTCGTAGATTATCGGCTGCAGTGATTCATGCTAACAGCTTCATTTGAAAAGTGAAACCTTATCATAAATCTCCAAAATGCAGGGAATACAAAACAGTGCAACATTTCAACATTACTAAAGAAGACTTTGTAAAGGCTTTATTAGGTGTAACTACAGCCTTTATAAATGCAGCAATTACAGCTTTGACCTCTGCATTGAAAATCCACAACATGAGGTTTTGTGATAACAATGTCTGATGTGCAAGCTTTGACCTGTCCCTTCTTGTAAATTCCACCAGGGCATTTAAATATCATTTAAAGCTATTTTGTTATTAGAAAACACAAAGGTCACAGCTTTCACTTACATTGAAATCAACCATTTGGGTTGTGTTTCAACAGGATGCTTGTAGCTCCCGTTGGTAGCCGAGTTATCCCTGTTGAGAACCACTTTGAAATCCAAGGCTGATGTGTCTGAATCTGTGGTGGACATTAGCTGCTATGCTTATCTGATCCCTCCTGGACTACATCCATCCAAAAAGTTGGCAAGCTGTGGTAAGTGTCGATAAAGACAGAATTTGATTGCTTGCGAATCATTTAAGACCGATTTTTAATTGGAAATGGTGTCAAGAAAATGTATGGAGTGTTGAAATTGATTAATTGTTTGTTTCATGAACGATTTCTGCTCATTTTACGAGGcagatgtctaacatgagtctggttctgcttgaggaagtttttcctcgccgctgtaacttgctgaatactgcaaggtgcaatgctcatggtggattaatatgAGATAGGACTAGAGTAAGGAAGAGTCTCaccctgtcttgattttgggtctctgttcatgattTAACATAgtgtacggtctagacctgctctgtttgtaaaagcgtcttgagataatgtttgttgtgatttggcgatgTACAAAGAAAGATAGATTGATTTAATGTGGAACACTTTCTTTTGCTGGTACTTTAAAAGGACACTTTTGACAAACTCAGCAGGTTCAGCAGGTTTGAATTTTACTTCTCTGTTGAAAATTAGTGAAAAATGAAACTCAAGAATATAAAAAGTTTGATTCTTTTACttgagaagttaaagctgctgttggtaggaatggtgtaaaaaatgttgcttttttctgctgggtctGGAGAAAAGGTGATAATGctcatcggtactcatcggtaagtggagtaatttaagactattgcaaaatctctgcgttttccaatgcctttgtattaagcaatgttattattcccctcattcccgttatgacagaccaatcatagctaatctcaaatcctctgtcctgattggataaggggcggcccctactacatcctccgattggttatgagccCGGCACTATCACGACTGCACAcgctgatctgtgttggggggctaagaggaaacatggttgggagggatagtgttgacatccgaagtccctctctctgaacagatgtttactctgtgactaccaacagcagctttaaagtagatgtgattagtgGAGATAATCCTCCACTCCACGCCTGGCCACAGCTACAGAAGTTAGTGTGTAtgttggccaccccagtcaaggAAAGTCTGTCTCCAACACTGATAATAAGATTAATGCCaatgatatataaataacaGTCTGTATCCACTGACGCCCTGACCTCAagttcagagcgcttctcattAATGCTAGATGTTGCTAGGTTACAGATGTTGTTACCTAATACACGTCCTTAGCAGTGAGcgttcagtctgttttttaaactgctctgtattcttcatatttgcttttgttgaaagatgttttacaaacaaatgtaataaaattgATAGAAATCATACACTAGCATTGGCAGCTGCCAAAAACTTATAATGAGTACCCTCAACATAAAGAGTGTCCACTGTCAATGTCCACcttcaagcactcactgacttttagGCGTGTTCCCGCTAAGTCAGTGAGGGCtcagggctgtcccactgtcaaattttttaatttttaatttttttttaatttaacctttattttaccaggaatagtcccattgagatacaaagtctctttttcaagggagtcctggctaagacagcagcataaaaagtttcacaaatagaacaggacaaaacatatagtgacAAGTAACTATGACatcgatttataaattagcagtgctaagctctaaaacatgtgcacaagctgatcagatgatcctttatcctacttttaaaatcctccaatcaaattaaagaatccagtttcaggcgaccctgaagctcaaaccaagaagagggagcaaagacattaaaagcatttttaCCAAAGGcagagcgagtccgaggaatgacaaaaagaatttgtccatgggaccgaagatgacagccactgacaactttaggaatCAATAAACAGCATAAATAAGActgcagctcctggagtatggccttataaagaaagacataccagtgctccattcttctgttgtataaggaagacaagcctacctAATCAATAAATGCGCCATAACATGGAATTTAAAAAGTGCgtcagtaaaaaagaagcatgaaagttgcaatgaaatttacaggaaaaaagtttgcctgtaaaaaagaaaacagccttcatctatttatcttcacacatatGTGTTACAGtataattaatatatttatagttatacaGCCTATTTATTAAATGTTGTGATTAATCAGGCTGTAcagtaagagcctggatcagaTGGCAGTCTgtcccttaagcgccttgacattgaggaaagtaaaaatggTGCAATAAAAAATGGTGagctggtgacgtcatgcaggttacgTGAGAAGTCACTAAGTGTTGTCCCattccagttctacagtttgagcccttacagcctcctgccctcaatcacttcccagctgacgtcaattaagtcaagaagggctcagggcttagggcttagggaggacattgagactGGGCCTTAGTTTCTTTctcaaagttgatatcagaagtcccgccccaattgggttttgattggttggtgattaAAGATGACACTGGGGATGTTTTTGTTCACTCAGTGCTGAAGATTCTGGACAGCGTTGGTTTCTGACTAAAAAATAAGCGCTGCCAGCTCAAGAAACATTGGACGCAGGCTCTATTGCTAACATAGACGGTGCTAACGTAATTTTTAGAGCTGCTGTTTGTGACTTCCCCATGTTTggttgtttgtgtctcttttttgtAAAAGAGATGACACTCTTTGGGACTTACAGGTTAAATAAAGGTGAGTGAAATAAATTGCATAGTAGGCTTATTAAATGTAACCCATATTCTCTCTTTTAGTGGGTGTATTCCTACAACATTTGCCCTGATCATAGTTCATGAAGAAGATCCGAAGCTGACTGTTAGCTTTGCAGATTGCCTATTTCAAAACCTAATCTTGGACACATTCACAAGTGTGGATATAAAGATGACCAGTCCAACTCCTCCTCTGGAGAACGAGTGTTCAAACTGAATGTTTATGTCCATTTTATGAACTTTTTATATCTTCTCTTTAACTTGTGTCTTTTCTTTGATGTTGTAAACAGCTGCTGTTGTTATGCGAGAAGAATTTCAGACTCAGCCTTACACTTAAGTTTTTATCAGCATTTTATGGCAGTCCATCCAAAAGTTGTTAAGAGCCGAGTGGAGAGCGAGAAGACAGACACTGGCTTCCCCTACAGGCTGCACTCCGAGCTCTTCTCCAAACAGGAACTTAGCCAAACATAATGTGCAGTCATTGTCACGGCTTCTGCTTTTATTTCCACagcactctgctgctgctgtggggaCGAGTTCATGGAGCTGAGTTTTGTTACCGCTCAGGAGGAAAAATACGACACAAGTTTCAGGTACTTAAACATATATTGTTGTTGACCATTTAAGTGCTGCATTTGTGTTGACCAGTAAAAACTATCcttaaaagaaataataataaaacaatggaGAACTCTTATTGCTCAGGCAAAAAAAGGCTGacgtgtatgtgtgagtgttttggagagaggagactgatcaCGTGGAGCGGTAGTCGGGGGTTAGAAATGAAGCTATTTAACACACAATTGCTCATTATATAGCAGCAATAACAATATCACTCAGCCTGTATGGGGAAGTAATAGAAAGATGAAACACGATAACCGAGAAATAAAAGATCATTATGTGCACTGTTGAGTGGAAATTCAAAAACGACCTCATGGTTTGTAAAATATcctgaaacacaagaaaagcttGAGTACCGAAGCACCAGACACCAGAGTTATATATttagagaaacactttatttaaaGGGATCGACTGGAGAAGTGAGACCTCTCTGAATTAATCTGGCAGTAATAGAAAAATCACTGCTGAGTTGAGAACTTGTTCCTCACACCAGAATAATGAAGTTGAAACGTGTTGATTAATGTTTGTCAGAGATGCTGCTTGATAGATTTTGTTATCGTTTAACTAAGctttttatttccctctgttttcagtcaagatgctaagctaggctgctggcagtacttttacttttaccttGGAGAAGAAGCAGATTTCCTTAAAAGTCAAACTCTCCCTTTAAACATTCCAGTTATATCTCTCACAGTTCGTTGTAATGTGCCAGAGCTTCTCGAGTTCCTGTGGTATAAAGAGGCTTTTCATGAACTCCCTGAAAAAGCAAATTCCAGCCTTGAGAAAACCTGCTTTCTTAGGACATACAAGACGGAGTGTACAACCTaccaggtcaaaggtcatggaATCCTTGTTGAGAGCCTCCACATTAGGAAGACGGGCCTTCACCTGTGTCTTTATGTAGCACTTCTCTCCTCCTGCAAACCGGATCCCTGTGATCCCCTGGAAGAGCAGGGAGGATGAAGAGGGAGTTCCAAGTTAGAAATcatgagttgttttttgttctccgTACAacaagaggaaatctggtttcATCACAGCTGATTTTGGAAACATCTTTGGGTGTTGCTGATTTTTGTCACTGCGTTTTAGATTACACTAACAGGGAGATTGTGATTAAAGGTTAAAATTTCAATAGTTAAAAGGCCAAAATTCCTGCTTCACTGGTCTGATTCTCCTGATTGGGCTTCTTTAATTAAAGGTCAAAAACCACCAGTCTGAATTTACTGAAAACTGGAGAGGGACAATCCATCCTGACACTGATTGGCCCAAAGGGAGATCACATGTCCACTTGTTCTTAATTTGCCCGCTGCTACAATGAGCCAACCTCCCCGTGAGGGTCTTTGGGGTTTCAACAGAACTGATCGGCTCTTTTGTAGTGCTCTGATGTACTCTGACAAAGCTGATCAGTGTTTGAGGTCATCTCTTTAAAGAGGGGACAGTGCAGATTAATTGATGTAAGCACTGACATACATACATGTTAACATGGCTGATTTAGCCAATCTGGGGCTGTGTCcctctgcagtttttggcagGTTAATGTTAAAATCGTTTCAagaacacattaaaacattgaaaaactCATGACACAAAGTACATTGGCCTTGGCACAAAAAACACGAACCCACTGGAAAATGACTGAGACACTTGTTTCTCCAGGTGTGTTTGAGGTAtttacatagactgtataaataatggatgtactatccgtgacgtcacccatctgtttctgaagcgctgttttgaagcaaatcatcagcgggtgccatattggaaatgctgaactcaacataacttcatttgagcttgtgtgaggtaaagaggtgggcctttagcctttttgctaacagctgcaggatgcccgcctgtcaatcaagtcagccatgtccttatttcaGCAACCTCGTAagtttaaaatcttcaaaaatactgagttataaaaaaattaacccccacacagtgtgtgccgatgttTATTTTGGcagcaaagattgtcttctttgaaaaggtctgtatgtggtttccggtgtttcctCAGCCATCCTCAAGGGGGGCGCTCGCTGAACtgcaaactgcagtttttagaacttccgcatgagcttcatattttaagactgaaaGTTGCTGCTTTGGTATGTACTGATTGATAATTCGACGCTGACTACCCAATGGTACTTGTGACAACCCTGGGGCTTGTCTTGCTGTGTTTatgtctccctctttttttccctgggTAGTAGGTTGGCTAATCAGGCTGATTGAGCCCACCTGCCCTGGTCCAGTAGATACAAAAGGTGCTGCAGGCCTTCAGTAGCTCTCTTACTCTGGCTGGCTCGGCATGGGAGAggacgtctcctctcttttcctcttttgacATTATTTCCTTACACTACATAATACACTCACCCAGACACCACGACACCACTGATATTACAGATGCACACGTTTCTTCTGTTGGTGTCTGTTTTGTGTTGACCCAAATAAACACATGGTAACTAATCAGTCTGTGTTTGCCCTTTGTGTTGTTCCAAATTGGAGCCAGTTGTAGTTGTTTAGGGTTTTTACAAACCTCTCTTGTTTAAGCTTTGACTGATTTAATGAATTCATCAAGTTGAGAAAGACCCAACCATGACATCACTCCTTTTAGCAGTGCATATGAAAACATGGATATTGGGGGTTTAAGGTTATGGAAAGACTGAAATAtttactgatgcctctttgtgaccAGCAAAAGCAAATGAAGCCATCAGCTTTGAGACTGATTATTCCTCAGTCATGTATAATGAT
Coding sequences:
- the LOC117827018 gene encoding leukocyte cell-derived chemotaxin 1-like, which encodes MSGSSEKVPIASAGPEDLQQFMPPAYSAVAVKPAATGRLLKAGIAVLIAGALLLLLGAVGAFYFWNNNEKHVYNVHYSMSINGKVEEGTMEIDSANNMERFSTGSGADEAVEVHDFEIGITGIRFAGGEKCYIKTQVKARLPNVEALNKDSMTFDLEDEVMPAKFEDDLIWVAADTPLSDSAFLSNKIKDLCGDLPIFWLRPTYSASGQRKRRAAARQRRQAAVAGEEEKDVEAEFNPENPYQRGLEGEQGTMNIDPMLDHQGVCCHECRRGYTHCQRICEPLGGYHPWPYHYQGCRVVCRVIMPCNWWVARIMGLV